Genomic window (Chelmon rostratus isolate fCheRos1 chromosome 15, fCheRos1.pri, whole genome shotgun sequence):
TGGATTAGGATGTGAATGCTTTATTTGTTAGGATGTTGAAGGCCAGATTGAAAGTTGATTACAGTTTTTAGACTGAGACAAGAGTTCAAAAGCGTGTGGGGccttaaaaatgtttattattctGTCGTAAAGGATGACCTGATTTTTGGTCGTTGtactttttcagtttaattgtgtttttctgttttgttttgttttttttatgtacatttagatttttttttgctctgaaAACAATGTCATATTAAGTAGCTGTTGTTGTGCCTATAAAGTTTTTGAAAATttaaattctctctctctctctctgtgtatgtgtgtgtgtgtgtataggtgCTGGAGGTCCATGAGAAGGTGGACAGGCAGAGCTTACAGGGATATGATGAAGATCTTAGTGAGAAAGAGAAGGCCATCGTCAGAGAGATGTGCAATGTAGGTTTCAATGTGACGcatctttcattctttctttcttcggACAGAAATGCAGTCAGTCCATAAATGTCACTACCACATGTCTGAGACTTGAAACATATTCTATAGCCTCTGATTTCTagaaattcagattttaatCCTCTTCCCTGTAAGATGTGGAGTTTGTTAAGAGTGAGACTGTGATCCAAATATCCTCCAGGAAATTCCTGTTGAAAATCCTGCTGGCCACATGAAATGACTCAACACATGTATCACAGTAACTTCTGTGttgactggaactgcttctctttggtgaggcgtcCGATGTCAGgtgatagtgatgatgatgcttttgtttacttttcatgtcctgaacctttcaccaaatgcctgaaggagttttcacactcagcagcggATTCAGATGTCACTGCAGCTTTTGGTCTTGCAGAGTAGGAAtatgcagtgtttcctgtttccagctgcactCACCACATCTTCAATTTCACTTCAGCTGATTTCAcatctgaaagcagagagctgagaagctgctggtgcttgaagttcagctctgagaggttcttggtaatgtccaccatgaaaaCTGTTAGATTAGCTCACAACACTTTCCAAGTAGCATGCCAAACACTGTTTAGAGGGTTTCCCTGTTCGAGTTGCGCTCAGCTGGAGAGAAGCAATGTGGGAAAAAGATGGAGCTTCTGGTCAGGGCCAGGGTGCTGAGAGAAGACTGCACCCACGACAGCATCCAAAGCGTCCACTTGAACGACGAGCAGATACTCAAAGTGACCGAGGCTCATGTTTAACGCTGTTTTCCATTTGTCTCCCTCCCTGATCCTGATGCATTCTGGGGATCCAGTTTCGTGAAGACTGTGGCACCATGGAGTGGCTCAATTGTAGGGGCGATGAGGTTGCAAAGACAGAGCTAAATCCTTTCTTAGAACCTCACACAGACTTATATCATGACACTTAGACGGAATGGTGGTCAAATCTTGGGGTTCAGGGTTGGGAGGAGCAACTGCGACATCTGCTGGGGGCAGAGTGGATTGCAGGCAGGAAGAAACACCTTCCCACTCTGCCTGTGCCTCTCCGATATTCCTTGTGCTCCTGCTGTTTAGCCctcccttttttgttttttctttctctctgtgagtgTATGTAGGTTTGATGGGTGTGGCTCTCCATTCCCTCCACTTGCACCCCTGCAACCCATCCACTCATCAAGCTCCGGCAATAGATACATCtcaaatatatatgtatgagTGAACAGCAGTGGACTGGGTTCGATGAATGCCTTCTGTAGTCTTGCAGCTGTTGGTTGCATGTTATTGACAGAGTTTCCAGGGTGATTTTCTTGGGGTTATCAAAGTTTGATTTCACGTGATGTTACTGCCACTGCCACTGTAATGGCACTGTGTTGTTTATCCCTCTCAGGTGGTTTGGAGAAAGCTGGGTGACGTTGCCAGCAGCAAGCCTTCTGTCCgacagcagctctcaggcaACCAGTTTAAAGGGCCTTTATAGATGAAGCTGCCAGTGGTCCCAGCAAACATACACAGCTGCTTTGGACTGGAGGCTTTTCAGGACAGCATTGCTGTCTTGGCTGCACAGCCTCCTCAGCCTGGACTAAACTGAGTCCTGATGGATGTACAGCTCAGTCTACTGGGACACTGGGGGACTCTGGCAGTCACAGTTTGGTGCAGATGGACACACGACAGCCAATCTCATACTCTCCATTAGCAATGCGTCCACACAGCCTCTACAGGAGCCTCTATTTAcgctgaagaaaagaaaggagtaCATCTCAGATCTCTTACTTGATATGTCCTCGCTCATCACTTTTCTGCTGTGCTTTCCTGAAGGCCATCacaaagctcttatttctgctccgAGGAGCCGTGAGCGAGGGGAGCAGCCTTCACGGACGTCTGGATATCAGTTattgattggctgctgcaggtgattcGACTGATCTGATCCATTACAACATCACTGGAGCATCATGCCAGGGTGAAGGCGGATAAGAGACTGAACTTGAAGTGTATCAGGCccaaatttaacattttgttttcttacttgttgttttcatgatCATTTTTATTAAGGATACAATTAAagtcagagagcaggagagtcTGCCGGTCAGCAAGAAACTCTTTTTACAATATTCATCCTCAGTCCCATGAAGTCACATGTGAGTCTGATGAGCATCAGGTTTGATACGAGCTACATAATTTTAATTTCCCTGAAACATTTGACCTAATAAATGATTTCCACGATCATATTCTGGgttattaaataatgattttacAATCAGAGCATCAATAGATCCAGATGCAAATAATGAATAGATAATATAAAGGCATTCTGCTTCCTGAGCCTCAGAGCTGGACACATCACACAGACTGCAGGTTGTTcttcatgtgcaggtgtttgttagACAGGAAACAGGCcctgctgctctggctctgaTAACTGTCGTATTAGCACAGTACACATGTGTGCAGAGACAAATTCATTGAAAGTCTCTACAGCTGTAAAAGCCTGCTgacagctgttccagctgtgaTCAGATGTTGCGAAAAACAAAAATCGCTTCACATGACGCTTCAGAGGACAGAACATGTCATTTCtctgaaagcatatttccaagtTTCTTCTCTCCTCGCATTGTTTCCTTGCTTCTCCTCATGCACCCTTGGTGGAGGGACTAAGATGCAAGGAAGGACATATATTGATCTAAAATAACCCAACCTATTGTAAAAAATGGTGAGGAAAGCCCTTTGATCATTATCACTGCAGTCAAGCTGGCCCTCCCTATATTGTTTTGCAGTACGTGTATATATTAGGCATTGTGGTTGGAGCATACAAGCAATGATTACAAAATATAAGCAACCTTCTGGTGAACGTTATTTCACACTCAGTCATTTTGTCAATAAGGAGTGAATGAATATATAGTTATACAGAACTAAATCAAGCATAAGggaaaaatgaattaaagtaATGAGACAAAATATCCACTACCTGCAAATGTAATTCAGAGAAAAATGTAGGTTCTGAAAACTGAGGCTTTGTCATTTCAATTGTGTGAATAATCAGCGAACTTAATAAAGGATGCATTTCAAAAGACATCTGAGCACCAAAATAACAGAAGCACAGAGCAGTTTCACTCCAGTTTGATAGTGTCAGACGATATCAGGGTGTTCTGGCGTTGAATATGTTCCCTCTAAATTCAGACTGATATTAAAAGGAAACTTCCTGTATCCACCAACCAGTTTCATGTCACCCTGACAGAACGCTACCTCAGAAACTATCAGCACCAAACAAGTGATGAAATGAGTTTGCGACAATATGGCTAATTttagttgttaaaaaaaaacatctacagtAACTGTGACTATTTATTCTAATTTTGATGAGTTAgttttcaaaagaaaatgtttgtcacATATTAATGtgcaggaaacaacaacacagttttaAGGTGCGGCTTCAGTCCCAGATTAGCAGCGATGCACAGTATAACACTAGTGTAAGTGTCATCTGCTGTTTACATGTCCCCCTACGTCACTGCCTCAGAAGGGGTTTTGGGGTTTTACATGGTTCACTATGCAGTTATTCAGTGCAggatttgtttacatttgcagaTCATTTAAGTActtaacaaaacacatttactacACATGTAGTGATTGTAATCATGAATCCACATGAAATCGTTTTCAGGCCTTTATGTCAGTTAATAATATTGCGAGCCTTGCCTTTAACAACACTTCTCACATAGTGTCAAACACTGTCCAGAAACCCAAATTTCCCTTGAGGACAGTTTTGTTTCttatattttgaaatatgaTTTCCATGTCCTGCTTCATTGTTGTGACAAGCTTCACATGTTGATGTCTCCCAGatcattgctgctgctgcagtgaatgatcaacacactctgctgctcttcctcagAAGGACTGTGCACAAGTGCAGAAGACCACGCTGACCCAGGGTGGCCCACCAAACCAGTGGACTCTCACAAACCAGGCTTGTTCCCAAATCCCACAAGTGGATAAAAAATCCCTGgataaaaaatgacaatgtaATACTTCCAGCATGACTACAGCTGTACAATTTCAGTGTGGTTTGGTCTCGTTTTTACATCGTCAGGTGGATTTCAAATGGCAAATAACCATAAATACATGAAGTAAGCTGACATGATTAACTTGGAATAGCGTCTATTTCCAGTTGCAGTTCAAttattaaaatacataaataaatcatgcCTATATGGAGTGTGTCAGTGATGCCTGTTTTTTGTGACCACCACCTGCCTTTGGACGGGCATAAtaagtgtcagtgtgtcaaACTAGAGGGTAAAATGATTCATATCTTTGTTACAtgaatgtgtgatttatttctGGCTTTCTGTATCTGATACAATGGACAGAAGTGCTCATGTTGAGATGTCACCTGTCAGAGTACATAAGGTACCATGTCAGTGAGAGCATTTGAGCATTTCTATGCATTAACTGTGTGGTTATTGCCAGAGAACATCTCTCTCATAATGTTCCACAGACAACAAAGACTGATACAAGCCTGACAAAGTGAAAACTTATTGTTAgtaaactttgaaaaaaaaaaaaggaacttaCTGCATGCAGCTGACTGTCGTTGTGGTCCTGGGTGAATTcaacttcctgcttcctgccaGGGCGGGCCTTGCTCAATCATCCacctcttcttttttattttgccctTCCAGGTTTGTTGTCATTTCTTGTACAAGTGTTTTATTGTAACAGACTTCACTTTTATATCTACACTGGCTTCATCATAATTTGTCTCCAGTAATACCATGATCAAAGTCTTTGCATCTGTTCTGGTGTCAGTCTCTGGCTGCTTCCATTACCTTACACCAACCAAAGCACACAACGCAAGGAAAATGACATGGCAAACTTAGGTCAGAGGCCTGGAATGATAtcatttaatcagttaattaatgtCACATCTCTTAACTCGAAACCAAGGCTCAGACAGTtattccatatttatttctgactcagacagaTTCTTAACTACATTTATATTAGCTGTAGACTAAACATGTCAAATTCATAATGACAGCTAGATActgaacagaaagacaaaacccACAGAgcaactaccaatgaatgagtcttTATCTCAACTAAAAACTCCTCTTCTGGGACTCAGAacaacagttggccaatgaaaataaacccaagtgacgcCTGTTAACGTCCAGTAGACAAGCTTTGTGATTCTCCCTGAGTATCTGCTTCAGTTTGATTGAATATGCTCATACCACCCTTGTCACTGCTTCTTAGTCTCCTTTCATGTGCTCACTTGGCCCACTTGTTCCCTCCTCGGGAGGCAGAGGTTGCTGTTCTGCCTGTCTACGTCACTGCTGTCAGACATAGAAGAAGGCTCGAGCGGCCCTTCTTACGACTCTGACCTCTCTCTGAAAGCAGAATCTAAGAAATTTCCTCGTCAGTACATTGGTCCTTTTGAAATTGGAAACATCATCAATCCTTCTGCTGTACGTCTGAAACTTCCGGCCTCTCTCAAaattgctgcagctcctcctcgtCCTACCCCAGGTGATAGATGACCACCTTGCCTGTACTGTACGACATCCCCTGGACATGCACCCCCTGGGGCTGCGGCTTGCAGTGTAtttggtggattgggagggagCAGAGCTGCATGGTACCAACAAATTCTGGATGCCTCATTCATCAGCTCCACACTGCACACCCAGACAAGCCTGGCTGGATCCCAGGATTCCCAaagaggggggggtactgttcCATCTGACCCGAGAGCAAAGTGAACTGCAGTAACCTCTAGTCTCCCCTGGagctgctccatctctctcttcctccctgtgtgtcagtgtgctgtgtgattGCCTGAGTGGAGACAGGTGTGTCAGGGCAGAGCCTCTCCATCAGCATCCTGTCCTGTCGTCAAGACTCACACTCATTTACCTGCTGGCCAGATCGCAGCTACTGTGACAGTAGTGCAGTCACTGCGTGGCGACATTAACAGTGGGCCAAACATTAGTTTAGAATCAGTTCATATCATTACAAACAGTTATTTTCTAACTTGTATATTCTTTGTATAGAATGTTTTCCAATGGAGAGTTTATTGTTGACCCTGGAAacaacaaatgcaaatacatcTTGGCTCCATCCTTCACAAACAGCCAAGTGTTTTTCACTCTGTTCGCCTTCAGCTGTTCCAGTTAGCTGGGAAAGGAAACTGTAGGTGGGGTTAGTATCATCACTGGCTTCTTGTCAAGCTATTTCTGTCCTTAAAATTCTCAACCAAAtaagaaatgtctttaaaacTCCTGGTGTATCGGCTTATACTCCTCTCTGCCATAATCATGCTTTTGTCCCAGCATTGCTggacaacacattttcttcatggTGTGCCAAAGGGTTGAGGTGTATAGGGGATTTATATGTAGAcaatcattttgcatcatttcagcAGTTAAGCTCCAAATATGAGATCCCTCACTCCAGTTTTTTTCGTTATATGCAACTGAGGCATTTTGTGCGAGACAACATTCCTCACTTTGAGTCAAACTGTGAGAGACATGCTCTCCTtgaactgttttctcttttaccTAACAGTAAGAAGCTCATAACAAAATTCgtaaaatatttttctgaagACTCACTATCTGTCGACAGTATTAAGAAAGCTTGGGAAAGAGAAACTGTTGTGGTTTCTGAACAACTGTGGAAGACTGCTTTCTCCCGGATCCATATTTGTTCAATGAATAGTAGACATAGGTTAATACAGTTTAAAGTAATTCATCGTTTTTACTACTCTAAAGATAAGCTTCATAAGTTTTacccctctgtttctcttaaaTATGATAAATGTGAAGTCAGTGATGGTAcaatgttgcatttattttgggATTGTCCATTAATCTACCAGTTCTGGGtcagaatatttgttttttactctgGGGTTCATAAGAGGAAGCACCCTCCTGACAAGGTGTTTGCTCTTCTTGGAGCCTCAGAGGACTCATCAGTGCTCTCTGCATACATACAAGCAGCTCTCCTAATGGGCATGgtattagcaaaaaaaaaaaaaacattctaaaAAATTGGAAAACATGGGATTGGAGatatgactgttttcttttttgttataATAAATTTGttagtaaaaataataataaaaaaagctatttctgtcctctcctgcttcttccATCAGCCTCTCCTTGCTTATCAGCCTGCCCGTCACTGGTGGATCAATGGTGCTGTCCTGTGACAGTACGAACTTGGCAGTGCAGGTAGGACTCCTCCCATCTGGTGAGATACTTTCAGCCTTTTTGGCTAATGGGTGCTCCATCCCTCTCACATCATTAGATGTCCCATCTgattttctacacactgccaaGTAGTTATGCATCAATCTACAATAAAGTCAACAATAAAGcttgttgtttagttttttgcttagtttttctttgttaagaAAGGTTAAAAGGGGATTACCAGGAGAATATTTGAACAGGAGGACAGCCTgcgagagagaaaaatacaggaaaatcCTTGGGCAAACAGGCGGGTTGACAGGTCTGAAATCTGGGTAGATATGTTCAGTTGAGGTCAAGCTGAAGGTTCAAAGATGGGTGAGGTCCGACAACGACCAGCGAGTACTCATGCCTCAGTGCATCAACATGTTTACGTGTCGCAGCTTGTGTGATCCCATCGCAAGATGCTCTCTAGTCATCTTCTCTTCAATAGTACTTCTGACTCCTCTGTCATGGCCGACACCGTTACATGTGTCATAGCAGGGAGGACACCTCCGCCTTCCAAGAAACAGTACCAATAAGCACATTTATATAACTATCAGTGTCAAATACGATCCAGCTTCACATCCGTCCAGAAGAACACAAGCTGAAGTTCCACTTCATGAGCTCATCTGGTAGGACTGTGGGGATACGTCTGACAAAAAACGTCAACAAATCAGCTAAactactgtatataaaacagATCACTTATATGATAAATAAAGGATTAGAGATTTGGAAGTGATCTTTAGAGACTATTGTATAGAAAGAAATATATAATACATTACAgaatgaaaaatattaaaataattcaaGTAGCAACACACTTGTGTTCTTGGTGGTTTTATTACATTCTACCTAGTTGAAGTTCATGTAGGGCTTcctttacaaataaaacaaatgaaaaaactgCCATTAGAAACCAGGTTaataaaaatggacaaagaaaatatatttctgtgtgaactgaactgaaccagtTGCTGTTTGTTCTCAAATGCAAAGCACTTCCcacacaaaagaaacacaacattaaaaggGTGAAAAAGGCTGCGTGTTACAGTGCTGCGATCTGTTAAGAGGCCAATAAAAAGAGAACGGTATAAAACTCCACATGTGCTATTCAACAccaaaaatgtctaaaatcaAATCAACTAGATCAAATGACATGAGGGGGCGTTCCCACATGGCAAAGCAACAAAATAGTGTTCCTATCAATATTTAAAGAGGACATGAGGCAGTAAAAAGAGACTTTTCTGAGCAGAAGATACAGCAGATGTGAAAACTGAAGACAGTAACCCATACCTCATGACTCTGTTAACTCTGTGTAACTCTGTCTGATCCATATCATCACATAATGAAGACTTTCTGAAGAACTGTCAACAATGCAGGTGTgtttatcttaaaacatgaaaatgttcaaaccATTAGAGTTGCCTAATGTGGTGATTCGATATCAATCAGAACtatttgaaaacatttcatctgAACTTTTCGGAGCCTTTTGTTGTCTCTGACGTACTCATCTCATCCACGTACCCCGACTCAGCCCGCTGACTGGAGGCATCCCGGGTGGCAGTGGAGGGGGTAGCTGATTGTGTCCAACAGTTGATGGTGGTGGGTACCCACCACTCAAACTAGGTGCCAGCCCCATGACTGTGGGGGGTGGAGGTGCAAGCAGGTAGCTATATGCTGAGAGTGGGGGGGTGTGGTAGGAAGCGGTGCCTGTGGGGTAATGGTGGTAGCCCAGTGGTGGGGCACAGGCCTGTGGTACAGCGGTGTAACAGGAGCCCTCGGTCTTCATCATGGACTGGAGTTTCTGGTAGCCTTCGCTGGACACCAGGGAATTAGAGGTGGGGAGGTCCTTAggcggaggaggtggtggaggtgggcaTTGGGGTAAAGGTGGAGGGGGTGGTTTAGAGGGGAGATCTGGGGCTGGTGGGTAGGAGGAAGGTGGTCTGTGCTCTGTGGGATAAAAGAAAGATGCAGTGAATGAATCTTTCTGTAGAAAGCTCCAGTAAAAGACGCCGAGTCGAGGCCGCTGAGCTGGAACACTAACAGTGCTCTTTGATCATCCATCAATCTGTCCGAATCGGCCTGCTAGCTTACATATATGAAATCAGTACTTGGCCTGAGAATGAAGGCCATTGGTGCAGAGCTTTGAGACGCCTTGGCAGGACTGGTCTGGCATGTGAAATTCCCTGTCTGTTACGAGCAGATTTAGATGAACATGGCGGGCACTCATCTATGTGGCTGCATCATGTTCCAGCTCTGCTGCCCAGACGGTCCACTGCCAATTTAGTCAGTGGGCAAATGTGCACTGGATGTGTAAGTGTGAAACTCACTTGTGAATGCACAGTATATCTATGCTTACTGACAGTTTAACGTTGCATCTCAATGTTATTGATATTgtctgcacacactgcacacatagCAAAACCGGTTTCTTGTTTGCCACCTCTCAGAAGGctgtgaagcaggaggagggataATATGATTTTCCTATACAGGAGCAACAGATGCCACATACAGATAAGACAGAGCTGGATACAGTTCTGAAGTACCGCCCCAAAGTATCTATTACAACATTTTCAGAAAGAGCTGCATACATGTGTGATACTGGAAATGTGTCTGTTGGAGTAAAGACGGCTGTGCTTCTGAACCGCTCTGCTGGACGTCTGAATGCACAGCACATAATGGAGATGTGCCACTGGAATGCTGCATAGTTGTATCCAGTGAAATTTGGAGTTGAGcttgtgtttgaaaaaaaaaaatctgcttggggtgatgcattttgcattttacacttttttaaatactgtacatatattaATAGAAATATTTGTAGTCCTATCAATATAACATCAGGTGGACGAAACAAGGTTAAGCTATTTCAAGAACACCGTCATCATttcagtacatttaaaaaaccagcagcagacaaaCCAGCAATAAATAATTGTTTTGGCCACTACTCTTGTTTTGACATgtcatcagtttttattgatattatttACACACCAGCACTTCCAGAGCAATACTATCATTCGCTTAGTGTGAGACCAAAAATGACTCccctttagctctgtttttggtctccaccagctcctaaATTCTCTGTCACTCAGTCAGTTTACAATTTTCTTAACGGCCAGAGGACAACTGATGGAGTGTTTCGATGGAGTCAAGAGCTGAAGACACTGACCTGGGTTTATggagactggaggaggagggggcggaggaggaggtggaggaggttcAAGATTTGTGagctctggaaaacaaaaacgaGACAAAGAAGGCACtgataaaaagaaacaatgtaaaaataacagGACATGGATTAATGGTCTTAAACACAACTGTGAGTCCTTCAGTGGGTTTGCTATCTGGTAGCTCGGCAGGATTTTTACTTACTGACGGCCTTGCTGTCATCTTTGGGAgagggctaaaaaaaaaaaaaaatagacagcTAGTTTCAATTTAAAGTATAAAATAGGATCAAACACAAGCTAATAAAGGTTGAGATGCGGTCTACTCACCTGAGCTGGTCTGGGGCTGGTCTGAGGGGAGGCCTTCTTGGCTGGTGGTGGGACTGAAGGTGACAGGATGGAAGGTTGCGGGAGGTTTTCCCCAGACCCGATCCCTCCATCAGGCATCTGCTGCTTAGCCTGAGAATACAAGTCCAGGATCTGGTGGCAGATATCTGTGTGACGAGAAGAAACGGAGAAGCAAAGACCAGAATTACTGCCTCACagtgtgttgtcatgttgtcttcacatagagactatttttccagaggagcacagaggactggtagagagcttcatcacatggagcaacaacaatcacctgaagctcaatatcagcagaaccaatgagcttgtaGTGGACgacaaatatggatgctgctgcaaagaagctacaaactctAAAACGTggacgcttcacacacatcttcagctCGACAGCACAGATCTCTACAGTCAGCACAGattcaaggtggacgcccaagattggtgtcaccaattcagcatctgagcaa
Coding sequences:
- the LOC121618436 gene encoding cyclin-K-like, whose translation is MFHSFKQFPRYVTGGCCLFLAGKVEETPKKCKDIIKTARSLLNDIQFAQFGDDPKEEVMVLERILLQTIKFDLQVEHPYQFLLRYAKQLKGDKNKVQKLVQMAWTFVNDSLCTMVALQWEPQIIAVAVMYLAGRLCKFDIQEWTSKQSSRRWWEQFVHDVPVEVLEDICHQILDLYSQAKQQMPDGGIGSGENLPQPSILSPSVPPPAKKASPQTSPRPAQPSPKDDSKAVKLTNLEPPPPPPPPPPPPVSINPEHRPPSSYPPAPDLPSKPPPPPLPQCPPPPPPPPKDLPTSNSLVSSEGYQKLQSMMKTEGSCYTAVPQACAPPLGYHHYPTGTASYHTPPLSAYSYLLAPPPPTVMGLAPSLSGGYPPPSTVGHNQLPPPLPPGMPPVSGLSRGTWMR